One genomic region from Sciurus carolinensis chromosome 2, mSciCar1.2, whole genome shotgun sequence encodes:
- the Cd93 gene encoding complement component C1q receptor: MATSRDLLLLLLLGQFWAGTGADPEAVVCTGTACYTAHWGKLSAAEAQHHCSVNGGNLATVKSEEEARHVQRALAQLLKPEKPLEAKMGKFWIGLQREKGKCLDPNLLLKGFSWVGGGEDSLYANWHKEVRSSCISKRCVSLLLDLSLTPLPSRLPKWSDSPCGTPGSPGSSIEGFVCKFSFKGMCQPLALGGPGQVTYSTPFQATTSFLEVVPFASVANVACGDGAESTSHYFLCKEKDPDVFDWGNSGPLCVSPKYGCNFNNGGCQQDCFEGGDGSFRCGCRPGFRLQDDLVTCASRNPCSSSPCKGKAICVPGPYEKDYTCRCPQGFRLDSSQVHCVDVDECQDSPCAQECINTPGGFHCKCWVGYKPGGPEEETCWDVDECALGHSPCAQRCINTDGSFHCSCEEGYVLSGEDSTQCEDVDECSDPRGSPCDSLCFNTQGSFNCGCLRDWELAPNGVSCIMSPVSSGTPSGPPQEEEKGEREGSTVPPTTTSSFPKDSENTSKGASTTRRPSLSSNAPTASALLEMSAPSGAPGLWAEPDTHLLTATAGHSKATGENSVATQSDDGTDGQKLLLFYILGTVVAISLLLALALGLLVYRKRRAKREEMKEKKPQSATDSYSWVPERAESRATENQYSPTPGTDC, encoded by the exons ATGGCCACCTCTAGGGAcctgctcctgctgctcctcttAGGCCAGTTCTGGGCAGGGACTGGAGCTGACCCAGAGGCCGTGGTGTGCACGGGGACTGCTTGCTACACGGCCCACTGGGGCAAGTTGAGTGCCGCGGAGGCTCAGCACCACTGCAGTGTGAACGGAGGCAACCTAGCCACGGTGAAGAGCGAGGAGGAGGCCCGGCATGTCCAGCGAGCCCTGGCCCAGCTCCTGAAGCCAGAGAAGCCCCTTGAAGCGAAGATGGGCAAGTTCTGGATTGGGCTCCAGCGGGAGAAGGGCAAGTGCTTGGACCCCAACCTGCTGCTGAAGGGCTTCAgctgggtgggtggaggggaggaCTCCCTGTATGCAAATTGGCACAAGGAGGTGAGGAGCTCTTGCATCTCCAAGCGCTGTGTGTCCCTGTTGCTGGACCTGTCCCTTACACCCCTCCCCAGCCGCCTCCCCAAGTGGTCTGACAGCCCCTGTGGGACCCCTGGCTCTCCAGGAAGCAGTATTGAGGGCTTTGTATGCAAGTTCAGCTTCAAAGGCATGTGTCAGCCACTGGCTCTGGGGGGCCCAGGCCAGGTGACCTACAGCACCCCCTTCCAGGCCACCACCTCCTTCCTGGAGGTTGTGCCTTTTGCCTCTGTGGCCAATGTAGCCTGTGGGGATGGGGCTGAAAGTACAAGTCATTATTTCCTGTGCAAGGAGAAGGATCCCGATGTGTTTGACTGGGGCAACTCAGGTCCCCTCTGTGTCAGCCCCAAGTATGGATGTAACTTCAACAACGGGGGCTGCCAGCAAGACTGTTTCGAAGGGGGGGATGGCTCCTTCCGCTGCGGCTGCCGGCCAGGGTTCCGGCTGCAGGACGACTTAGTGACCTGCGCCTCTCGGAATCCTTGCAGCTCCAGCCCGTGCAAAGGGAAGGCCATATGTGTCCCTGGACCCTATGAGAAAGATTATACATGCCGCTGCCCTCAGGGCTTCCGCCTAGACTCCAGTCAGGTGCACTGTGTGGATGTGGATGAGTGCCAGGACTCCCCCTGTGCTCAGGAGTGTATCAACACCCCTGGGGGATTCCACTGTAAATGCTGGGTGGGCTACAAACCTGGTGGCCCCGAAGAGGAGACCTGCTGGGATGTGGATGAGTGTGCCCTCGGCCACTCACCCTGTGCCCAGCGCTGTATCAACACTGATGGCTCCTTCCACTGCTCCTGTGAGGAGGGCTATGTCTTGTCTGGGGAGGACAGCACCCAATGTGAGGATGTGGATGAGTGTTCTGACCCCAGGGGCAGCCCTTGTGACAGCTTGTGCTTCAACACTCAGGGATCCTTCAACTGTGGCTGCCTGAGGGACTGGGAGCTGGCCCCCAATGGGGTCTCTTGTATCATGAGCCCTGTGTCCTCAGGAACACCATCTGGGCCTCcccaagaggaagaaaagggagagagagaggggagcaCTGTGCCTCCTACCACAACATCCAGCTTCCCCAAGGACTCTGAGAATACCTCCAAGGGTGCATCCACCACAAGGAGACCTTCCCTCTCATCCAATGCCCCCACTGCCTCAGCCCTTCTGGAGATGTCAGCCCCCAGTGGGGCCCCTGGCTTGTGGGCAGAGCCAGACACCCACCTCCTTACGGCTACTGCTGGCCACAGCAAGGCTACAGGTGAGAATTCTGTGGCCACCCAGAGTGATGACGGCACCGACGGTCAAAAGCTGCTTCTGTTCTATatcctgggcacagtggtggcCATCTCACTCCtgctggctctggctctgggacttCTGGTCTACCGCAAGCGGAGAGCCAAGAGGGAGGAGATGAAGGAGAAGAAGCCCCAGAGTGCGACTGATAGTTACTCCTGGGTACCAGAGCGAGCAGAGAGCCGGGCCACGGAGAATCAGTACAG TCCAACACCTGGGACAGACTGCTGA